One Natronolimnobius sp. AArcel1 genomic region harbors:
- a CDS encoding MATE family efflux transporter — MSGGSSPDESNLTEGSLIRPMFQLAWPLVVIQILQVAYNVGDTFWLGAFSTDAVGAISLAFPLLFLLIALGGGFTTAGAILIAQHTGAESGEGGLIAGQTLSFISLVAVGLGILGYFLTDPMLAVLPADPETEAAIIPLAADYLRIFFLGLPFVFGFFVFVALMRGYGDTRAPMRVMFISVVINLVLDPILIFGVGPVPQLGISGAAIATVFSRAVATAIGFYLLYYTGVGPEIRPEHLKPRLEYVREITRLGVPTSLEQSMTAMALVAMTAIVVTFPPAVVAAYGLGNRLISLAFLPALGVGQAMDSIVGQNLGAGRPDRAERATWLGAALVGAFMAVAAVFAFVFPEPFVAVFLTTEEAGREAVLGHGVTFLQFAAFAFVFMGVMQVIQGAFRGAGNTKTALVFAVLGLWVARLPVAYVLIFVFDWGTIGIWTAVVVGDVVGAIGAVAWFTRGTWKNAIVDDDDPDELEGTPESEPMAE; from the coding sequence ATGTCTGGCGGATCATCACCGGACGAGAGCAATCTCACCGAGGGATCGCTCATCCGGCCGATGTTTCAGTTGGCGTGGCCACTCGTTGTCATTCAGATCTTACAGGTCGCGTACAACGTTGGCGATACGTTCTGGCTTGGCGCGTTCTCGACGGACGCCGTAGGTGCAATCAGCCTTGCGTTTCCCCTCTTGTTCCTGTTGATCGCACTCGGCGGTGGATTCACGACAGCGGGTGCGATTTTGATCGCTCAGCACACTGGTGCCGAAAGCGGTGAGGGTGGCCTCATCGCTGGGCAGACGCTGTCGTTTATCTCGCTCGTCGCAGTCGGACTTGGCATTCTGGGATATTTCCTGACCGACCCGATGCTCGCCGTTCTCCCAGCCGACCCGGAGACTGAAGCGGCAATTATCCCGCTCGCAGCCGACTATCTGCGCATCTTCTTCCTCGGGTTACCGTTCGTCTTCGGCTTTTTCGTCTTCGTCGCGCTCATGCGTGGGTACGGCGACACTCGCGCACCCATGCGCGTCATGTTCATCAGCGTCGTCATCAACCTCGTTCTCGACCCGATCCTCATCTTCGGTGTCGGCCCGGTTCCACAACTCGGCATCAGCGGGGCAGCAATTGCGACTGTCTTCTCGAGAGCCGTTGCAACGGCGATCGGCTTCTATCTGCTGTACTACACGGGGGTTGGTCCCGAAATCCGGCCCGAACACCTCAAGCCGCGTCTCGAGTACGTGCGTGAGATTACGCGACTTGGCGTGCCAACCTCGCTCGAGCAGTCGATGACGGCGATGGCGCTGGTTGCGATGACGGCGATTGTCGTCACGTTCCCGCCCGCGGTTGTTGCCGCCTACGGTCTGGGGAACCGCCTGATCTCGCTTGCGTTCTTGCCGGCACTTGGTGTCGGCCAGGCAATGGATTCGATCGTTGGCCAGAACCTTGGCGCTGGCAGGCCTGATCGCGCCGAACGGGCAACGTGGCTCGGTGCGGCGCTCGTCGGGGCGTTCATGGCCGTTGCGGCTGTCTTCGCGTTTGTCTTCCCGGAGCCGTTCGTCGCCGTCTTCCTCACCACGGAGGAGGCCGGACGTGAGGCAGTGCTCGGCCACGGCGTGACGTTCCTCCAGTTCGCAGCGTTTGCGTTCGTCTTCATGGGCGTCATGCAGGTCATCCAGGGCGCATTCCGTGGGGCTGGCAACACGAAAACCGCACTCGTCTTCGCCGTCCTCGGGCTCTGGGTCGCACGACTCCCCGTCGCCTACGTTCTGATTTTCGTTTTCGACTGGGGAACCATCGGGATCTGGACGGCTGTCGTCGTCGGCGACGTTGTCGGCGCAATCGGTGCAGTCGCGTGGTTTACCCGTGGCACGTGGAAAAACGCCATCGTCGACGATGACGACCCTGACGAACTCGAGGGCACGCCGGAAAGCGAACCAATGGCCGAGTAG
- a CDS encoding ScpA family protein — protein sequence MTSEERSSSETRTGSAARSERSEDLDANGERERSSSGEAASNEASEKPNATDSTEPNPADRDEFYRTVRTDGGDDIPLTIAGHEDRDRPGADSSDSSSTSTETVLEFSESDSESDTDDDDGDDDEVEPVELLVQLAEEGEIDPWDIDIVQVTDRFLEALDDADLRTSGRALFYASVLLRMKSDELFATDEPEDEELPPWEAPFADDAGGPMDGGDEGGPPGFDPVESLEAEMDRRLERKQARGKPETLDELVRDLRSAERGSWWKESRSYDTSNSPSGYDRGMQELSYHAEDQFRVDEEPTSDDVTHTTHEEDIETVIDDVDAELEEHYENGRDEVLYAEIDDVGGTRVMTYLALLFLAHRGRLELEQDELFGDLWIQQVTLEAEPDEAIAD from the coding sequence GCGAAGCTCCTCGGAAACGCGAACGGGGAGCGCTGCGAGGTCTGAGCGGAGCGAAGACCTCGATGCGAACGGTGAACGTGAGCGATCCTCGAGCGGGGAAGCCGCGAGCAACGAGGCATCCGAAAAGCCGAACGCGACGGATTCCACGGAGCCAAACCCAGCCGACAGAGACGAGTTCTACCGCACTGTCCGAACCGACGGCGGCGATGACATCCCGCTGACTATTGCGGGGCACGAAGACCGCGACCGGCCCGGTGCAGACTCGAGTGATAGCTCCAGCACAAGCACTGAGACCGTCCTCGAGTTCTCGGAATCGGATTCGGAGTCCGACACGGACGACGATGACGGCGATGACGACGAAGTCGAACCCGTTGAACTCCTCGTACAACTCGCCGAAGAGGGCGAAATCGACCCCTGGGATATCGACATCGTACAGGTGACTGATCGCTTTCTCGAGGCGCTCGATGATGCTGACCTTCGGACCTCGGGCCGGGCGCTGTTTTACGCGAGCGTTCTCTTGCGGATGAAAAGCGACGAACTGTTCGCGACGGACGAACCCGAAGACGAGGAACTGCCGCCCTGGGAAGCCCCGTTTGCGGACGACGCGGGCGGACCGATGGACGGCGGCGATGAGGGTGGCCCGCCCGGATTCGACCCCGTCGAGAGTCTCGAGGCGGAGATGGACCGTCGCCTTGAGCGCAAGCAGGCTCGCGGGAAGCCCGAGACGCTGGATGAACTGGTGCGCGATCTTCGCAGTGCTGAACGCGGCTCGTGGTGGAAAGAATCGCGCAGTTACGATACAAGTAATTCCCCAAGTGGCTACGACCGGGGGATGCAGGAACTGAGCTATCACGCCGAGGATCAGTTCCGGGTCGATGAGGAACCGACGAGCGACGACGTGACGCATACGACCCACGAAGAAGATATCGAGACCGTCATCGACGACGTCGACGCAGAACTCGAGGAACACTACGAGAACGGTCGTGATGAGGTGTTGTACGCCGAAATTGACGACGTCGGCGGGACGCGAGTGATGACCTATCTTGCCTTACTCTTTCTTGCCCATCGCGGTCGACTCGAACTCGAGCAGGACGAACTGTTCGGTGATCTCTGGATTCAGCAGGTGACACTCGAGGCGGAGCCAGACGAAGCGATTGCGGACTGA